A DNA window from Methylobacterium sp. NMS14P contains the following coding sequences:
- the mutY gene encoding A/G-specific adenine glycosylase, translated as MPPRTATDPEAGPGPRADDLLAWYDRHRRVLPWRALAGAVPDPYRVWLSEVMLQQTTIAAVRPYFERFLTRFPDIFALADAPEEAVMSAWAGLGYYSRARNLHACAKAVAAAGGRFPDTAEGLRKLPGIGAYTAGAIAAIAFERPEAAVDGNVERVLSRAYAVETPLPGSRPEIRRLTQALVPQDRPGDFAQALMDLGATICTPRRPACALCPWMRPCRARSLGTQETFPRKIKVAKGALRRGAAFVAIRSGDEAVLLRTRAPEGLLGNMAEPPGSAWEPDYDVAAALLDAPLDARWKRLPGLVRHGFTHFPLELTVFVARVALATPAPAGTRFTPRSALDDEPLPGLMRKVLAHAFDPKPEPEKKPRGRPRKEPPPMPLLAAMEAPLSMPDPEPRPRVRAVPKPQPKAPPTPPPEADELFDGEVEPPPAPARARSSARRSGPARKR; from the coding sequence ATGCCGCCTCGCACAGCCACGGATCCTGAAGCCGGTCCCGGACCGCGCGCCGACGACCTGCTCGCCTGGTACGACCGGCATCGGCGGGTGCTGCCCTGGCGCGCGCTCGCCGGCGCGGTGCCCGATCCCTACCGGGTCTGGCTGTCCGAGGTGATGCTGCAGCAGACCACCATCGCGGCGGTGCGGCCGTATTTCGAGCGCTTCCTGACGCGCTTCCCCGACATCTTCGCCCTGGCCGACGCCCCCGAGGAGGCGGTGATGTCGGCCTGGGCCGGCCTCGGCTACTACTCCCGCGCCCGCAATCTCCACGCCTGTGCCAAGGCGGTGGCGGCGGCCGGCGGGCGCTTCCCCGACACCGCCGAGGGCCTCCGCAAGCTCCCGGGAATCGGCGCCTACACGGCCGGCGCCATCGCCGCGATCGCGTTCGAACGGCCGGAGGCCGCCGTCGACGGCAATGTCGAGCGGGTCCTGAGCCGGGCCTACGCGGTGGAGACGCCGCTCCCGGGCAGCCGGCCGGAGATCCGCCGCCTGACGCAGGCGCTCGTGCCGCAGGACCGGCCGGGCGACTTCGCCCAGGCGCTCATGGATCTCGGCGCGACGATCTGCACGCCCAGGCGCCCCGCCTGCGCGCTCTGCCCGTGGATGCGGCCCTGCCGTGCCCGGTCGCTCGGCACGCAGGAGACCTTCCCGCGCAAGATCAAGGTCGCCAAGGGCGCGCTCCGCCGCGGCGCCGCCTTCGTGGCGATCCGCAGCGGCGACGAGGCGGTGCTCCTGCGGACGCGCGCGCCCGAGGGGCTGCTCGGCAACATGGCCGAGCCGCCGGGGAGCGCCTGGGAGCCGGATTACGACGTCGCCGCCGCCCTGCTGGACGCGCCCCTCGACGCGCGCTGGAAGCGTCTCCCGGGGCTCGTCCGCCACGGGTTCACGCATTTCCCCCTGGAGCTGACGGTCTTCGTGGCCCGCGTCGCGCTGGCGACCCCGGCGCCGGCCGGCACGCGCTTCACGCCGCGCAGCGCCCTCGACGACGAGCCGCTGCCCGGCCTCATGCGCAAGGTCCTGGCCCACGCCTTCGACCCGAAGCCGGAGCCCGAGAAGAAGCCGCGCGGGCGCCCCAGGAAGGAGCCGCCGCCGATGCCGCTGCTCGCGGCGATGGAGGCACCGCTCTCGATGCCGGATCCCGAGCCGCGCCCGCGGGTGCGCGCCGTTCCGAAGCCCCAGCCGAAGGCGCCGCCGACGCCGCCGCCAGAGGCGGACGAACTGTTCGACGGGGAGGTCGAGCCCCCGCCCGCGCCGGCGCGTGCCCGATCATCGGCCCGGCGGTCGGGGCCGGCCCGGAAGCGGTAG